The nucleotide sequence CTGAACACACTACGAATTTAGATTTGTTTTACCAGTCACTAAAAATTAATAATTCAACCCGTCATTGTTAAACCTAAACAAACTGATATAATTATTACCGTACGTACATTTATTTGGGGAGTTATAAGCACAATTATGACACAATTTATGTTTGATAAAGCTCCCTTCTGCCATTGATTAATATTTAGACAGTAATGGTTAACCAAGCACCAGGTGCATGTGCATTAGCTGAGATTAGTTTTACTCTTTCCAATTAGAAAGTTAGACATTCGTACCTGTTTTAGTGCCAATGCAGTTCAGCACTCTGAGGTAACTAAATAGTTTTCCTCAACATCTGCAGTATGGCTTCTGAGTCTCTTATTTCTTGGCTTTCTTGTGATTCATCAAGCCCTTGAGAGAAATCAGCATTAGTGTAAGTTCTAATTCCAGGGCCATGTCCTCCACTATCCCTTTCCCTTCCTTGCTGCGCTCGCCTCACTTCCTTTTGATGCTCAGTCAGTTCTAATCTCCTTTTTTTAACACTCAAAGGAGATGCATCTTTTTGTGCGTCCAGCACTAACTCAATTCTCTTGGATGTCCTATTATGTGTTGCGGTGACCCAGTATCCTGGCAGAGTGCCACTGACTTCCTTAGAGGAACGACATTTTTGAAGAGGTGGTAGGCTTCTCTTCTGGAGTTTTAATTTCCCATTCCTAGATAGTCTGTCGAGGACAGAGAGGAGATTCGGTGGGAAATCCAGAATAACTTGTTGACCAAACGTGGAATTCCAAAATGTGATGGTTGGTTTTGAAATGGAGGGATATGGATGATCAAGAGTTTTTTCAAACAAGGTTTCATGAAGTCTGAGTAAAGCGGAACCAAAGTTCATTGGAGGTTGACTTCTTTTTAAACAACTTAAAATTTCAGTCCACAGATGTTGGAGTTGCTCATTTGTTGTTTCATCCTGATTTACCATATTTGATAGCCATTGAAGTAGTGGGCAGGAAATAATCTGCAACCAAGTATATGCTATATTATATACAAGTCAAGCAGGATGGAAAATTCAGGTAATGGTGGTGTTCTACGCAAAAGAAATCCACTTACTATATTGATTGTCAAATTTGGGGATATAAAGATCGGGTAGGTAGTCCCTCACCTTTCCAAGTTGAGAGTCTAAGACTACACTAATGATTATACATAATAGAAAGAAGTAAAACAACAAACCTCCAGAAAAAGAAGAATATCTTGCTTCCTGTGAAGGCGGCTAACGAAATTTGCTAATGCAGAAGACACTCTGCAAATTCATGTGAGAGTCAAATAAGTTACCATTGACCAACCAAGCATACATTGAGGAGACAACTTAAATGGACTCACCTTGAGGTCCCAACAAAACCAGGCAGTGGGTCTATCACCACCGTTTTCATCAACAAATTCATATACCTGAAAAATGCCACATGAAAACGATCAACTACTAAATTATTGATGATGTTATCATCATAATCTCAGCATTCTCAAAACAGGCCCCTGTATAATTAACAAAAGAGAATGGACAAAAATATATGAAGCTATAGAATAACTAAATCGAAGTTGAAATAGaacttgtataatttaatttcatttaaggATGAAAAACATAACTTTACAATTACTTTGCGGAAGAAAGACTGGAACCagtaacaaacaaacaaacaaatataCAACTTCTACAGAAGCACATCGTATACTGATAATAATACTGTTCTTGCACATCGTATACTCATAATAATATGGCTCTTAAGACTTACCTAGCAGCAAGTTTTAAGCAGTTCTTTATGCCACAGAGAATTTTGCTCTCACGTTCAGTGTTACTTATTTCTGTTTCTGAAACTAATTCTGAAGTCTGAATGTGGTCAAGAATGCATATCATGAAATTGCCAGATAAATGAAGGATACCAAGATCAGTATCATTGCATTTCAAATGAAGTTCAATGCCGCTCTCAGCCATATCAATGCTATCATCAAGGCACCTGCTTAACAATGTGCACAGATCTCCAGAAAAATTGGTGGTTGTTGAACATCCGGAGCCTGAAGCACTAAGAGATTCGTAAAGCGATATCCATGTTTGAATAACAAGGTCAAGCATTGGGTTTTTTTCTAGTAATACTTTATAATTCTCTGAAGAGGCACCAGCATTTGACAAGGTCAATCTTGCAGTTTCAGTGTGTACCACAATGGGATAAATTAAAAGATGGCATATGGACGAATAAGCAGCACTATCAGACATGGCTACCCGTAGAGACCTACAGTTTGGATCACGtgcacagccattcaatccttcaGCCAATGTTATCCATATTTTTAAGTGAATTGGTCGAACATCTTTGTACAAGAAGCCAACAAAAGTAAGTAGATTGTCTGGGGAATCACTTGAagaaaatatgaatttaaaataTTCAGAGCTTCTTTGTGGCTTGCAGTCTAATTGAGAAGAATTCATTGCTAACCAGTCCAGCATATGGAAGTAAACCGCTATCAAATAAACCATTGGAGAAACCTTATCCATATAAGAAACACGACTGACACTAAAATTTAGGTGTTCATTGTGATCACCTGATTGTGTGCCACCAATGTACTTTAGGTCTAAAGAAAACTTGTAGAGAGGAGATCCCAAGATCAAAGAATCTAATTCCTTTGTGACAACTTCTATAAACCGAATGGAAATGCAGTACAGATCATGCTTTTCAGTGCCATCTGTGCATAAATCCTCGCATACATTTTTTATGAATGTTAATATTGATTTCAAGCACAACATAATACCATCATAATTGGTAGATGTACTTTCCAAATCATGTTTGACTCCTTTTAAAACAGATGTAAATAACTTTGCGGCAGCATCATAAACAAGACTTCTATGATCAGAAGTCACTGTTGGTCTTGATGCTTGACAAATGAGAACAGAAATCATACTAAGATAAAAATCCAATTGACTGATATCCCATGGCAGCCATCTAATTGGGTGAAGCTTCCAAGAGCATTTGGCAGATAGAGAAGGCCCAGTTTCAGAGATTCTATCTCTGAACTGGTTAGTTGATTGGCAGAGGACATCCCTACACTTCTGTGAGATACTATCACTGAGCAGATCTAGGCCTAGCCCCCACAACCAGATGCTCTTGCTATCAGGTCCATTCTGAAATATTGCTTTTAAAATAGGCTCCAATACCATCTTTATCAATGAGGGTTCGTTGATAGAAGTTTCAAGCTTATGAAGCAAATAACACCATGTATTCAAGCATGATGAGTGGACTGATATATCACACTTACTAGACATAATGCCATTCAATGGGGTCATTATTAGTCTTATGCTCTTGGAAAAACCATTTGCTTGGACATCACAATTGTTCCTTTctaatgaatgttgtttttgaaGATGATTTTCCTTGGCTGGGGTATTTTTATTGGGATCTAACATTGTGCAGTGAACAAGAGCATCGATAAGACCTTCCCAAGCAACCTGCACAAAACAGTTGAAAGGTCATATAAGCTATAATCAAGGAATGATGTCAATAACTAGTCTTCAAATGTCAAATTGATATCTTTAAGCCACTTTGTCATGTCACTTAAACTATTGGACAATCGTCATCCCACATAAACCATCCCTATGAATCATGGATGACATAATGCAGCAGCTCAAATATATTACCAGTGTAGCGATCTGAACTTGAGGGTCAAGGTCTGTAAATGTACATTCAGGAATTTTCAGTGAGTCATTAACTAATTGTCTAGTCTTCAAAGCATGTGATCCAAGCATTCGGATAAACCATCCCCATGCTTGAATAACTTGAATCTTCATACCCTTATCTAACAATTTCTTCATCCCACTAAGCAAATTTAACTTCATATCTTTGACAAGAACCTGTTGAAAATGAAGAAAGCAATTAATGAGATCAAAGCCAGTACAACATCCTTGAAGATATTGGCTAATTATGAAATGTTAGTGGCATAAacacatataataaataattatataattaatttataaaaggGAAAAAGATCCATCACAACTTTTCCTTCTCACAATATATTGTTATAAATCACTTGCACAATGACAGCAATACGGCTTAGGTCATAACAAGCAAGAGCTTGTCATGTAACAATATTGCGGATTCACCACTTTATATTGAATATCAGATGCGGTTTTTGGTACCTTGGAGAGATCCAAGGAAGGAGGAATGACTGAAGTTTTGACCTTCAATAGACATCGTTCCGTGGCATCCCTTTCCCTCTTATCTGTGCTGAGAAGTCTTCTGTATATTGGAGGAGCCCATATATGGGATGAGTCTCTCATTTGTTTACTTAGTTGACCACATAGCTTCATTACAGCCTGTCACGAGAAGACTCAAATATGAGTGTTCACATACACTTCCAGATAAATCTGAGATATAACATTCAAGAATCTATAAAAACATTTCTAGTTAAAAGAAAGGAAACAACACTACCTGGGTAGCTTCAAATGTTGTTGACAAAGAACCCATTGGGTTGTCCAAGGCATGAACAATTGCTAGTAACAAAGAATGGAAGTGAGTAGCAAGAAACGATTCTCCTAACTGTTGAACAGATATACACCATACCCCTAAATTACAAGCAGACTGTACCAGCAGCAACAAGAATAATTTAATATAGGGTTAAAATACTGAAAAAGTGTCCATAAAGAGTGAAACGGATATCAAACTAGCCTTTAATTTAGTGGTTGTAATAAGTTTGGACAGTGACTCTAATACCAAATTGACATCATCCGCTGCAAGACAAAGAAAAATATGAAAAGCAATGTTGCATGCATCATGGCATAGTACCAAAATCAGTTACACTATGAATAAGATAGGTTGAACCGTTGTCGTAGAAGCAGATAATACATACGTGGAAGTGAGGACACAATGGAAGGATGATAAATCATGAAGCCCAAGCATTTCAAGGCTTGCGCAGCTCTACATCGAAATAAACAAGCAAACAAATCAAGACAACATGATAGAGAAAGAGAATTGGATGAATTGGAAGGTGGAAGATGAAGGTGACTCACATTTCTTCGTCGTGGTTGGAGATGTCGGAGATTAGGGAAGAGACGATGGAGTGAGAGGAGAGTGAGAGGGAGTGGAGGGAAGAGGGATTGAGAGAGGAATGTTCCTGGAAATGGAGGAGGCTTGAGTAGCCGGAGCACTTGCTGGATTTGTCGCCAGAAGAAACCAGGAGCTGGATTTCGCCGATCTCATTCTCATTGGACATTCTTGTTCTTCCAAGGATTGCAGAATGAGATTGAATCATGAAACCCTTAGACTGCTGCTACTTGCCCCCAATTTTTCGCGCCATTACGTTTCGCGCNNNNNNNNNNNNNNNNNNNNNNNNNNNNNNNNNNNNNNNNNNNNNNNNNNNNNNNNaataaatataaaatcaaatttgatTATTGGTTTGATAATACATTCATTGTTACAAGCTAAATTTGCTAACTACACCATGACTAtttgattaaaaataattaaatagatgaAATTGTAACTTTAAATATCAAGAATCTGTGGATTAGAGATAAAATTCTAAATGAAAAGTTTTCTAAGTGTTGATATTTCTTATGCTTAATTATAGAAATTCTGTAACTTATTTTTAAGGATCTCATAGGGCCTATAATAGTAAacatttttttctatatatgtGTACATATACGTTGAAATAGCTAGAGAGAATACAATTGATTTTCTTCgcacaaaaaaaaatttggtatcagagcccAGGTTACGTCTAGTACAATGGGCAAGTCAAAGTCTGACCCCTCTAAACCCTCTGGCACTAAGACTGCTCCCATCATTATTCAATCTGAAAATTCATCTTTCAATGCTGGAATTGTCCTCAATGAAACGAACTATGATGTTTGGTGCCAGATGATGGAGATGCATATTGCTGAGAAGGAGAAACTCTCCTTTATTCGTGGTAAAACAGCACCACCGACTAAAA is from Arachis ipaensis cultivar K30076 chromosome B01, Araip1.1, whole genome shotgun sequence and encodes:
- the LOC107640364 gene encoding uncharacterized protein LOC107640364 yields the protein MIQSHSAILGRTRMSNENEIGEIQLLVSSGDKSSKCSGYSSLLHFQEHSSLNPSSLHSLSLSSHSIVSSLISDISNHDEEIAAQALKCLGFMIYHPSIVSSLPPDDVNLVLESLSKLITTTKLKSACNLGVWCISVQQLGESFLATHFHSLLLAIVHALDNPMGSLSTTFEATQAVMKLCGQLSKQMRDSSHIWAPPIYRRLLSTDKRERDATERCLLKVKTSVIPPSLDLSKVLVKDMKLNLLSGMKKLLDKGMKIQVIQAWGWFIRMLGSHALKTRQLVNDSLKIPECTFTDLDPQVQIATLVAWEGLIDALVHCTMLDPNKNTPAKENHLQKQHSLERNNCDVQANGFSKSIRLIMTPLNGIMSSKCDISVHSSCLNTWCYLLHKLETSINEPSLIKMVLEPILKAIFQNGPDSKSIWLWGLGLDLLSDSISQKCRDVLCQSTNQFRDRISETGPSLSAKCSWKLHPIRWLPWDISQLDFYLSMISVLICQASRPTVTSDHRSLVYDAAAKLFTSVLKGVKHDLESTSTNYDGIMLCLKSILTFIKNVCEDLCTDGTEKHDLYCISIRFIEVVTKELDSLILGSPLYKFSLDLKYIGGTQSGDHNEHLNFSVSRVSYMDKVSPMVYLIAVYFHMLDWLAMNSSQLDCKPQRSSEYFKFIFSSSDSPDNLLTFVGFLYKDVRPIHLKIWITLAEGLNGCARDPNCRSLRVAMSDSAAYSSICHLLIYPIVVHTETARLTLSNAGASSENYKVLLEKNPMLDLVIQTWISLYESLSASGSGCSTTTNFSGDLCTLLSRCLDDSIDMAESGIELHLKCNDTDLGILHLSGNFMICILDHIQTSELVSETEISNTERESKILCGIKNCLKLAARYMNLLMKTVVIDPLPGFVGTSRVSSALANFVSRLHRKQDILLFLEIISCPLLQWLSNMVNQDETTNEQLQHLWTEILSCLKRSQPPMNFGSALLRLHETLFEKTLDHPYPSISKPTITFWNSTFGQQVILDFPPNLLSVLDRLSRNGKLKLQKRSLPPLQKCRSSKEVSGTLPGYWVTATHNRTSKRIELVLDAQKDASPLSVKKRRLELTEHQKEVRRAQQGRERDSGGHGPGIRTYTNADFSQGLDESQESQEIRDSEAILQMLRKTI